The following is a genomic window from Mya arenaria isolate MELC-2E11 chromosome 4, ASM2691426v1.
CAATATCTGTATCATCATTTACAGCATCCATAAAAGCCTAATGTATGATCAGTGAATTAaattttttaaccttttatacTTGTAAATTTTAAATCGCTTCTGAAGGGGGTTATTCCGAGTCTATAACAACAAATAGAGGTAGGACCCACAAACGGTTAATTTCCTTCTGTAGGGGGGAGGTCTAGTtcaaaagtgccttccccccgtggggtatatgtttaaatggaatagccctgaTATGTTAACTGTACAAATCTGGTGTGGATCGAACACATGTTCCCTTTCACTAAAAAGCTAGATCTAAAgagacagtataagtgctgCCTGAAGTGCAAGGTTCTGTGGGTTTGAACCACACCAGATGCATATAGCAATACTAACAATCTGGTACAATTTGGTTAACAACTTAAATATCTCTTGTTGCATGATGAACCTCTATGTTATTGAAAATTGATggtcaaatttgaaaatagagAGGGAAGTTTTTACCAGGTATTTCATGATGTGTGTTGTGGCACTGATACTGTCTTGCTATTGATCTAGCTGTTATAGTAGTATGGTAGGCTGACCGCTTAAAGTGTgaaaggttgtgggtttgatcccaacCAGATGCACATAATGTAGCAGTTTATTCAGTCTGTGACATAAAGCTTACAGTTATGTTGATAAATTTATGTTGAACATACAATACTGATAAATACACAAATCTTAACTTGGCTTAACCTTTAGGTGTTCAGTGCGTCTAACGTTGAGCTGGTGACGAAGACACGTATGGAGCACCTACCCGAGGCAGACAAGGAGAAGTGCAAGAAGAACAACAAGTCGCCCATAGAGTCCTTCCTCGGGGTCGCAGAGGAGCACAGCAAGACACAGTTGGCCTTTAACGGGGTATAGTCACTTTTAAGGAATTTATTatggttttttttaatacttcacAATGTTAAGTTTAGTTTAAAGAGTACAGATAACAAGTTTCTTCTATTTTGTAATGCTTTTTAATGAATTCTGTATTATGTAAACTATGACATGCTTGAACTTCTGGAGGTGGTTGTCATAGTATGTGTGGGATGTACAGCTgtgtttttacatgtacatatatcttTTTCAGGACGTTACATCATCATCCAATAATCCATGTTCCATTACACCAGAGGAATACTTTGACAGTTCAGTTGACCTTGGTGAACGTGATATAGGTCGACCCCGTGATCTGACCTCTAAAACCCAGAAGTTTAAAGCTACATTGTGGTTGTGTGAATCCTATCCTTTGTCTTTACAAGAGCAAGTTGTGCCTATTATAGACTTAATGGCTGCTAGTAATgcacattttaagaaattgagAGATTTCATTACCCTTCAGCTGCCGGCAGGATTTCCAATCAAAATAGGTAAgcaaagttgttgtttttttatgatgaGTTCATTTCTCTTCAGGACAGTTTACTTCGATTTGCAGTTTTTGAAAGGCGAAATATTGGTTCTTCTGTACAATTGTTTCTCATATATTTAGCATGAAAGTGTTCCTTAATTATTGTATGGAGTAAAAACTTCCATTTTAATTAACAggattttaattaacataaccAATATTACgtttatctttttctttttcttttttgagcCTTCATTAGCTGAAATGAGGAATATGCGTTCAGTTAATATAAGTTTACTAATATATTGAAAgttacatttcattttgatcATGGTTTGGCGTGCTAGATTTAAccatgtgtacatgtacttactGAATATATCTTATAGCTTAATTAGGGGAATTAAAGACAAAGTCTTTTTTGAACTTTTCTGCTCAATTCAAATTGATGgtttataagatatttatttgtttttaaattgttgcAGCTACTGAAATAACTTGAACAATCCAAATGAAGAACATGAGTTTAGTTCCTTGCAGAAAGATCTGATGATGAGCCATATAGAGTGGAATAATAACactatatgttgttttaatggtgTTATTTTGGAAATTCAGTTGAATGAGCATAAGCCCAGGTTGTAAAATTTGCAAGCATAAAAAAATCTCATTATGTCCCCCTTCGAAGAAAtgggggtatattgctttgcacatgtcgagCTGTTCGTCAgtctgtcggtagaccaaaATTGTCCGAATGATATGATGAAAATTCCTAGACCttttgtcatcaaacttgacatgaaggttggttCGGACTAGTAGGTGACCCCTATTGAtattaggggtcatcaggtcgaagatcaaggtcacagtgaccttgaacgcaaaaagcttgtcggtgtgattacttgacaatgcctgcacccatagccctcaaacttgacattttggTTGGGGTGACTATTTGATGACAATATAGATTTttaggtcatagagtcaaaggtcaatgtcacaactCATACTGGTCATTAAAATGACaccatatttacttattcccttctGCTAAGAGGGAACATTATGAAAAACTttacctactatcctcacactttgaatggtcataatcttaaaacagcctCAAAGGCAtacaatgtcaatgacaaatctgCTGTCAtacatttcagtccatgcatatttcattcaatttggggggggggggggcataatgtttgacaaacatctcttgtttaaatttggAACCCCAGCTGTAtatcgaataattttaattgGACATGTCTGTTTGTAAGATGGAACGATTGTCAGAAGGAGTCCTTCATTGGGTTTTCCTCAGATTCTGTACTGAGTGTATATAAAGCATATAATTTAAATCagattgttattgaaataacttttgtGAATAGGATTTTAGTACATGGAGCAAATATAAACAGATGTATGTCTGTTTCAGAAATTCCATTATTCCATGTATTAACTGCAAAGATAACATTTGGAAACATATTTGCGAGTGATTCGCCAGTGCAGGGTGTGTCGACGATAGAGGATGCAGGATACATGTGCTGTAGTATCGAGGATAACTGCTTCGAAACACCACCTGGATACTCAAGACAAGGTATGGACATAAGAATTAAACCAACTAAAGCTCTTTTGATGTGTTTCAGGtcaaaatttatcaaattaatatgatattattacCATTTTGAAGCattaaaaagagttaaaaatgttaaataaatcaaattgtgTCATACTTATATCATCAATGattttgttgataatatttGCAGAAGAAGTAAACACAAGGTACTGTATATTTGGCTTTAAAATTCTGGGTTTTAACATGTGTGGCAAAAAGGTGAGATATGTTCAGATGGTAATGTACagttgatgaaaatgatgtaCAAATATGGTATAGGTGACGTCCACCACCAGCGTTTCCAGGATGAAGATGATGCGCTTCTCCAGTTTGCCATACAGCAGAGTCTCTTGGAGTCAGGCTCAGAATCCGATCAGGTAACTTTTCAGCCAAAAAGTTAATCTAGAGTTTGCAATGAAAAGAGATTATAGTTTATGTTCCGCCATTAAAAGGCATTTTTACCATAGATTAATCTAAATGCTCTGACAAATTTCAGATAATTTATTTAACCTGTTCAATGCATCATTTGCATGGTATTCTGGCATtagaatttttttatatgatatttaaggTGACATTTTACGAGGCATTGGGACGATCCAATCCCCGCATCTCAAGAGTACAGGAAGAGGAGAGGCTGCTTCAACAGTAGGGCTAACACTTTATAATTTACCTTTCATTTCAGcattaaataatttgaacaatgaaCACTAGTTGGACACTACTATGACAGCCtcattttgatctttaaacagttaaaatttGAACTCAATTCCAATAATTTTGATGTGCGCTTATTCAACTATgtttgcttcaaaaataagtatataCACATCCATTATATGTACATGTGCTATAATTTATGGTGTACTTTCAGGGCAATAGCTGAGAGTATAGCTTTGCAGTCTGGCATGCCGCCTGAGCCGATCCCTGAATACTCCCCAGATGAAGAGCGCAATGATGTTTCCCCACCCTCAGGCCTGGATAACCAGATGCGGGTTGCTCTGCAGGTGTCAGAACGGGAAACTCGGGAAGCGCAGCGTCTACGGCTACAGGAAGAGGAGGAACTGAAACGAATACTGGAACTATCACTTATTGAAAAGTAGAACTGCGGTGGAGATATCAAGATATCACAATGTATCTATATCATTTGTTCTCAAAGTCTGGCTATCCTTGTGTCTGTTTATTCTAGCTTTATCccgatattaaaaaaatgcatgtacatcaattacattttattttctcttgAAGTGGagagaaaaaatacatgttaaagttGTCTAGTCAGAATAAGTGCTATATCTTAAGATTTTTTATCATGATACATGTAAATGCTCCTTGGCTTGTTCTAGCATCTGTGAGTATTACTATACATAATTAACCGCAGAATTTctgaataattattaaaaaggaAGAAGTGTTTGCTATTGTGATCCCTTGTAGAAATAGCACAAAAACATTCTTGAAATTGTGGTCAATAATAATCCCACGTTTGTAGTGAAGTATGCCTACATATCCTCGGACATTTTGTGATTGCTATTTCTTGATTTGCCGCctagtgtatacatgtatgactaAAAATATCCCTTCAGCTGTTGTTAGAATGTATTAGATAAAATGGCACTGATAAATGCATTCCATTCTGTATAAACAATACACTGTGTACATGTGTAGTCTAGAacattatttagtttataaTGACAGGTTAACTTGTTGCATAAACTGTAGCTAGCCATTATGTGGCTTTCTTGTATGTAAGTACACTACATATTCCATGAGGAAGCACTTCGAAAGAAATGTGCTTATTGCATTTACCTTCTGTTGAAGTACAGAGCTTCAATTTGACCATAGACTATGAAAACCATgataatgaaatgaaactttataataGTGCATTTGAAACTAACTACAACTTTCCGTTTACCAAGGTACTTCACTCTTACCTTAAATATTCAGAGTTATGCCTCTTGGTGAACAGTTACATGTATGTCAGGAATGTGTGTTGGGGATATATGTCGGACTATCACTCACATATTGcaataacagtttgttcaaaccaaacaaacaaacatgtagtATTTGCTTTGTAGTGTTgtgaatgtatatttttttatttcggaAAGCTGTGTTTCTTACTATTCCAATGCTGTTCttgttgttatgaaaatatGGATGTAGTGTTTGCCTTGCTTTTTATTATATAGAACttctttacaaaacattttgaaatgagCTTTTCTACAGATGAATTCACCGTTACCATATTTTTATGTTGtcatatttattccattactataattttaattgttgtttctGTTACGGTAAAGtgcaaaaataaattcaatttatgttgTATGGGAGTTGTTTGATATCCTAACACAGACATCTTGTTCATATGGAAGTGCACGGAGATCTTTATTGACATCAAACCCGTACATGTGTTGTTGAACTGATAATTCCTGTCATAGCCAGCCTTGACCTGAAAAAGGTATGAAGCAAACAAAATGACAGAACTGTTTTAAATGCTGAAAATTggccatttttaaataactatcTATAGAAGTTACACATAgcaaaaaaacatgaataattcAGGCTACACACCTTCCTATGCTTGTCAATTCTGTAAATTGGGATTCATATCTcattaagtgatataaaattataatcaaaCTCCATATATCTTAAATATCCTGACATTCACACTGAGAGCATTAATGCAACATTTGGCACACCTACCCATTGTGCACTGCAAAAACTATTCAAGGTTGCCAAGCCGACTCGTTGTTGCTTTAAAAACTTCACACACAGATTTAACCTTTAAGTATGACCTTTTTCTTTTGGTGCACATGAGTTAAAATCTGTGATTCATTGTTGATTCATAACATGCAAAAGATTTTAGCAATTATGACcttgaagttttaaatatagAAGCAGAACTTAAAtcttaagacattttttttaaatccagacaggaaaattatttaacaaagtaGTGTACCAAAATAGTGCTATCCAAATCAGTATTTTATCTTAAAGGCCATTATAGCCACGTTTTACAAAACACCTTGATGGGAGATTCTTTACA
Proteins encoded in this region:
- the LOC128230624 gene encoding ankyrin repeat domain-containing protein 13D-like; the encoded protein is MSLSYIKEDYPLHLSVWNNSFSNLDNELQSGEHDIEKLDPRGRTPLHLAVSLGNIESARVLLRHGADANIENKGYWSVLHEATAAGDPELVQLILKHRDHQRFTKRSVGVPELLQKLKESPDFYVEMKWEFASWVPLVSRMCPSDTYKVYKSGSNVRIDTTLLGFDNTSWQRGRRSYVFKGTGNSATMMEIDHDNQEVFLETMQLQVDPPEIDSMQPSPEAVAARLTSPVVTTYLDTEKIAFERNKSGIWGWRSDRSETVSGRDAKVFSASNVELVTKTRMEHLPEADKEKCKKNNKSPIESFLGVAEEHSKTQLAFNGDVTSSSNNPCSITPEEYFDSSVDLGERDIGRPRDLTSKTQKFKATLWLCESYPLSLQEQVVPIIDLMAASNAHFKKLRDFITLQLPAGFPIKIEIPLFHVLTAKITFGNIFASDSPVQGVSTIEDAGYMCCSIEDNCFETPPGYSRQGDVHHQRFQDEDDALLQFAIQQSLLESGSESDQVTFYEALGRSNPRISRVQEEERLLQQAIAESIALQSGMPPEPIPEYSPDEERNDVSPPSGLDNQMRVALQVSERETREAQRLRLQEEEELKRILELSLIEK